A genome region from Arthrobacter sp. V1I9 includes the following:
- a CDS encoding APC family permease: protein MLEPSKSTDSSGMDEFGYAQTLDRSIGKFASFAAGVSYISILTGVFQLFYFGFAMAGPAYAWSWPIVFVGQLMVALCFAELAGRYPVAGSVYNWAKQLSSGTFAWLAGWLLLISSIVALGAVALALQLTLPQIWSGFQVIGDGTGTYDFALNGVLLASIMISISTLINAFGVKLMTKINSIGVFVELAAAVLLILALAWHVVRGPEVLFSTAGYGMDHDLGFFGVFLIGAMASGYVMYGFDTASSLGEETKDPKRTAPKAILRAITASFILGGLILLGGLLAAPDLNDPKLGAADGGLQYIVLSVLGGPFGKAFLVCIVVAVIVCTLAVHAAAIRMMFAMARDNNLPFSRQLSKVHPERKTPTVAAIVIGLIAMIPLIVNVSQPAIFTILSSISIVLIYLSYLLVTVPLLRQRFLKKWPLSDESHGKSGFSLGKWGVPVNILAVLWGGAMTLNLIWPRPEIYNSVPPFEWYLQWGGVIFVATVIITGVLMYRLKLRHHTGVLAEHAASTPAPPLRRSTPTEASASTGLAQAPVHAGTAQSTADLAEAGQSRP, encoded by the coding sequence ATGTTGGAACCCAGCAAGAGTACTGATTCAAGCGGCATGGACGAATTCGGGTATGCCCAGACCCTGGACCGCAGCATCGGCAAGTTCGCCAGCTTCGCCGCCGGCGTCAGCTATATCTCCATCCTCACCGGCGTTTTTCAACTGTTTTACTTTGGCTTCGCCATGGCCGGGCCAGCCTATGCATGGTCCTGGCCCATCGTCTTTGTTGGCCAGCTGATGGTGGCACTCTGCTTCGCCGAACTGGCCGGCCGCTATCCCGTGGCCGGTTCTGTCTACAACTGGGCCAAGCAGCTCTCGTCAGGGACGTTCGCCTGGCTGGCTGGCTGGCTGCTGCTGATTTCCTCGATCGTGGCGCTTGGGGCCGTAGCCCTGGCGCTGCAGCTCACCCTGCCGCAGATTTGGTCCGGCTTCCAGGTCATCGGAGACGGCACCGGCACGTACGATTTCGCCCTTAACGGCGTTTTGCTCGCCAGCATCATGATTTCCATCTCCACGCTCATCAACGCCTTCGGCGTGAAGCTGATGACCAAAATCAACAGTATCGGCGTCTTTGTGGAACTCGCTGCGGCCGTGCTCCTCATCCTGGCTCTTGCCTGGCATGTGGTGCGGGGGCCTGAAGTCCTGTTCAGCACAGCCGGCTATGGCATGGACCACGACCTTGGCTTCTTCGGTGTGTTCCTTATTGGGGCCATGGCTTCCGGCTACGTCATGTACGGCTTCGACACCGCCAGCTCGCTGGGGGAGGAAACCAAGGACCCGAAACGCACCGCCCCGAAGGCCATTCTGCGGGCAATTACGGCGTCGTTTATCCTCGGCGGGCTGATCCTCCTTGGCGGACTCCTGGCCGCCCCGGACCTGAATGACCCCAAGCTGGGTGCTGCCGACGGCGGCCTTCAATACATCGTGCTCTCCGTGCTGGGAGGCCCCTTCGGCAAGGCCTTCCTGGTGTGCATCGTCGTAGCCGTGATCGTCTGCACCCTCGCCGTTCACGCCGCCGCAATCCGCATGATGTTCGCCATGGCCCGGGACAACAACCTCCCCTTCAGCCGCCAGCTCAGCAAGGTGCACCCCGAGCGGAAGACGCCTACCGTGGCGGCCATCGTCATCGGACTCATCGCCATGATTCCGCTGATAGTCAACGTCTCCCAGCCCGCGATCTTCACCATCCTGTCCAGCATCAGCATTGTCCTGATCTACCTCTCCTACCTGCTGGTCACCGTCCCGCTGCTGCGGCAGCGCTTTTTGAAGAAATGGCCGCTTTCCGACGAAAGCCACGGAAAATCCGGCTTCAGCCTCGGCAAGTGGGGCGTCCCGGTGAACATCCTCGCGGTCCTGTGGGGCGGCGCCATGACACTGAACCTGATCTGGCCGAGGCCGGAAATTTACAACTCGGTCCCTCCGTTCGAGTGGTACCTGCAGTGGGGCGGAGTGATCTTCGTTGCCACCGTCATCATTACCGGCGTCCTGATGTACCGCCTGAAGCTCCGGCACCACACCGGTGTCCTCGCCGAGCACGCCGCCTCCACTCCCGCACCTCCGCTGCGGCGCTCCACCCCAACAGAAGCTTCGGCGTCCACCGGCCTTGCACAGGCCCCTGTGCACGCCGGAACTGCACAGTCCACCGCAGACCTGGCCGAGGCCGGCCAGTCACGTCCGTAG
- a CDS encoding aldehyde dehydrogenase family protein, translating to MTATVEAVHQAGKAQDAVKGLYIDGAWQQAPDGGTTVVRCPADGREVAIVTSSTAEDAERAITSARAAFDDGPWRRLTDIERGAVMLRVAELLERDKAVYARAEALDTGKRLIEAEYDIDDIAACFRYYGKIAGLDAGRVIDTGRPNTISRVVYEPLGVCALIAPWNYPLLQAAWKVAPALVAGNSFVLKPSELTPSTSILLMETLAEAGIPPGVANLVTGKGSKVGGPLSSDPRVDLVSLTGSLATGQTIMAAAAETVKRVAFELGGKNPNVVFADADWDAAVDNALTAVFLHSGQVCSAGARLVVEETIAERFVAEVVERAKKIRMGGPFDPDAETGPLISAKHRDQVHAYVQAGIAEGAELLCGGYIPHEGPLAEGFFYPPTVLNNCRSGMSVLQEESFGPVLTVETFRTEAEAVAIANDTEYGLAGAVWTSDASKAQRVAGGLRHGTVWINDYHPYVPQAEWGGFGKSGIGRELGSAGLNEYREAKHIWQNIQPAPSGWFGSPVGDAGMGAAG from the coding sequence ATGACCGCCACCGTTGAAGCAGTCCACCAGGCCGGGAAAGCCCAGGACGCAGTCAAGGGGCTGTATATCGACGGCGCCTGGCAGCAGGCGCCCGACGGCGGCACCACGGTGGTGCGCTGCCCGGCGGACGGACGCGAGGTGGCAATTGTCACCTCGTCAACGGCGGAGGACGCAGAGCGGGCGATCACCAGTGCCCGGGCCGCGTTCGACGACGGCCCCTGGCGGAGGCTTACCGACATCGAACGGGGCGCCGTTATGCTCCGCGTCGCGGAGCTGCTCGAGCGGGACAAAGCCGTCTATGCCCGGGCCGAGGCACTTGACACCGGCAAACGGCTTATCGAGGCTGAGTACGACATCGACGACATTGCCGCGTGCTTCCGGTACTACGGCAAAATCGCCGGCCTGGATGCCGGCCGCGTAATCGACACCGGCCGCCCTAACACCATCAGCCGCGTGGTGTACGAGCCGCTGGGCGTCTGTGCCCTCATCGCCCCGTGGAACTACCCGCTCCTCCAGGCCGCCTGGAAGGTGGCCCCGGCGCTCGTCGCGGGAAACTCGTTCGTGCTCAAGCCCAGCGAACTCACCCCGTCCACGTCAATCCTGCTCATGGAAACCCTCGCCGAAGCCGGCATTCCCCCCGGCGTTGCAAACCTCGTGACCGGAAAGGGATCGAAGGTGGGCGGCCCGCTCAGCTCCGACCCGCGCGTCGACCTCGTCTCCCTGACCGGAAGCCTCGCCACCGGCCAGACGATCATGGCCGCCGCTGCGGAAACCGTGAAGCGCGTCGCCTTCGAACTCGGCGGAAAGAACCCCAACGTCGTCTTCGCGGACGCGGACTGGGACGCCGCCGTCGACAACGCCCTGACCGCGGTGTTCCTGCACTCCGGCCAGGTCTGCTCCGCAGGGGCGCGGCTCGTCGTCGAGGAGACCATCGCCGAGCGTTTCGTGGCCGAGGTGGTGGAAAGGGCGAAAAAGATCCGGATGGGCGGACCCTTCGATCCGGATGCCGAGACGGGCCCGCTGATTTCCGCCAAGCACCGTGATCAGGTCCACGCCTACGTCCAGGCCGGGATTGCTGAGGGCGCCGAGCTGTTGTGCGGCGGCTACATACCGCACGAGGGGCCCCTCGCGGAGGGTTTCTTCTACCCGCCCACCGTGCTCAACAACTGCCGCTCGGGCATGAGCGTGCTGCAGGAGGAATCATTCGGCCCGGTGCTTACTGTCGAGACGTTCCGGACCGAGGCTGAGGCCGTGGCGATCGCCAACGACACCGAATACGGGCTTGCCGGCGCGGTATGGACATCGGATGCGTCGAAAGCGCAACGTGTTGCGGGCGGCCTCCGGCACGGAACAGTATGGATCAACGACTACCACCCGTACGTCCCGCAGGCGGAATGGGGCGGCTTCGGGAAGTCCGGCATCGGCCGGGAGCTTGGCAGCGCGGGACTCAACGAGTACCGCGAGGCGAAGCACATCTGGCAGAACATCCAGCCCGCACCCAGCGGCTGGTTCGGCTCACCTGTCGGGGATGCTGGCATGGGGGCCGCCGGCTAG
- the betA gene encoding choline dehydrogenase codes for MTKDSYDYVIVGGGSAGSVLADRLSDGGNSSVLVLEAGRSDYPWDLFIQMPAALTFPSGNPLYDWRYESDPEPHMGGRRVAHARGKVLGGSSSINGMIFQRGNPLDYERWGADAGMETWDFAHCLPYFNRMENALAADPDDELRGHDGPLVLERGPATNPLFQAFFTAAQEAGYPRTDDVNGYRQEGFAAFDRNVHKGQRLSASRAYLRPNFGRTNLTVLTRALVTKVNFKGNVATGVTYRRNGKTHQVNAGEVILAGGAINTPQLLQLSGIGDAAHLNSLGINSVANLPGVGENLQDHLEVYIQHACTQPVSMQPALDVWRMPWIGMQWMLGRKGPAATNHFEGGGFVRSNEDVAYPNLMFHFLPVAVRYDGQKADAKHGYQVHIGPMYSDARGTLKIKSTDPTVHPSMVFNYLSTDQDRREWVEAIHVARDILGQSAMQPFNGGELSPGRAVQTDAEILDWVARDAETALHPSCTAKMGPDTDPMAVVNPLDMTVHGTSGLRVVDASAMPYVTNGNIYAPVMMLAEKAADLITGKKPLAPQHADFYRHGLSPLERNGAPLTAAAAAKV; via the coding sequence ATGACAAAAGACAGCTACGACTACGTCATCGTCGGTGGCGGCAGCGCGGGTTCCGTGCTGGCCGACCGGCTGAGCGACGGAGGCAACAGCAGCGTCCTGGTTCTCGAAGCCGGACGGAGCGACTACCCCTGGGATCTTTTCATCCAGATGCCCGCCGCGCTGACCTTCCCCAGCGGCAACCCGCTTTATGACTGGCGCTACGAATCGGACCCGGAGCCCCACATGGGCGGCCGGCGGGTTGCCCACGCCCGCGGCAAAGTCCTCGGTGGCTCGAGCTCGATCAACGGCATGATCTTCCAGCGCGGAAACCCCCTCGACTACGAGCGGTGGGGCGCTGACGCCGGCATGGAAACCTGGGACTTTGCCCACTGCCTGCCCTACTTCAACCGGATGGAAAACGCCCTCGCCGCAGACCCGGACGATGAGCTGCGCGGCCATGACGGCCCCCTCGTCCTGGAACGCGGCCCGGCCACCAACCCGCTGTTCCAAGCGTTCTTCACCGCCGCCCAGGAGGCTGGCTACCCCCGGACGGACGACGTCAACGGGTACCGCCAGGAGGGTTTCGCTGCCTTCGACCGCAACGTCCACAAGGGCCAACGGCTCTCCGCCTCCCGCGCCTACCTGCGTCCCAACTTCGGCCGGACCAACCTGACCGTCCTGACCCGGGCCTTGGTCACCAAGGTCAACTTCAAAGGCAATGTAGCAACCGGCGTCACCTACCGCCGCAACGGCAAGACCCACCAGGTCAACGCCGGCGAAGTGATCCTGGCTGGCGGCGCGATCAACACACCGCAGTTGCTGCAGCTCAGCGGCATCGGCGACGCCGCACACCTGAACTCCCTGGGCATCAACTCCGTGGCCAACCTGCCCGGTGTCGGGGAAAACCTCCAGGACCACCTCGAGGTCTACATCCAGCACGCCTGCACCCAGCCGGTCTCCATGCAACCGGCCCTGGACGTCTGGCGTATGCCGTGGATCGGTATGCAATGGATGCTGGGACGGAAGGGACCGGCAGCCACCAACCACTTCGAGGGCGGGGGATTCGTCCGCTCCAACGAGGATGTAGCGTACCCGAACCTGATGTTCCACTTCCTCCCGGTCGCCGTCCGTTACGACGGCCAGAAGGCGGATGCGAAGCATGGCTATCAAGTGCACATCGGCCCCATGTACTCCGACGCCCGCGGCACGCTCAAGATCAAGTCCACAGATCCCACGGTGCACCCGTCCATGGTGTTCAACTACCTTTCCACGGACCAGGACCGCCGCGAATGGGTCGAGGCCATCCATGTGGCCCGCGACATCCTCGGCCAGTCCGCCATGCAGCCCTTCAACGGCGGTGAGCTTTCGCCCGGCCGGGCCGTCCAGACTGACGCGGAGATCCTTGACTGGGTGGCCCGTGACGCGGAAACCGCCCTGCACCCGTCCTGCACCGCGAAGATGGGGCCGGACACCGACCCCATGGCCGTAGTGAACCCCCTGGACATGACTGTGCACGGCACCAGCGGCCTGCGCGTGGTGGATGCATCCGCAATGCCCTATGTCACCAACGGCAATATCTACGCGCCTGTCATGATGCTTGCCGAAAAGGCCGCTGATTTGATCACCGGCAAAAAGCCCCTGGCTCCGCAGCACGCAGATTTCTACCGGCACGGCCTCAGCCCGCTGGAGCGTAACGGCGCCCCGCTCACTGCGGCAGCGGCGGCAAAGGTCTAG
- a CDS encoding TetR/AcrR family transcriptional regulator: protein MDTGTVNSREQVDRQQRILDAALDLLSHRGISGVNMRAVAREAGVALGLVNYYYEDKSSLIRALLHSVDKHDLALVAPDPALPPDEQLQNALRRVAGPELLTTRYLSLRLHLWALARADEDFALINAAAFDRYLDGLAALIGNAKPELSATECKERAADIVVLQNGMWLTALLGVDKESIRRSITRTEEIAFAA from the coding sequence GTGGATACAGGCACCGTGAACTCCCGTGAACAGGTTGACCGGCAGCAGCGCATTCTTGATGCAGCCCTGGACCTGCTGTCGCACCGCGGGATCTCGGGAGTGAACATGCGTGCGGTGGCCCGCGAGGCGGGTGTCGCCCTCGGACTGGTGAATTACTACTACGAAGACAAGTCGAGCCTGATCCGTGCGCTGCTGCACAGTGTGGATAAACACGACCTTGCGCTGGTTGCGCCGGACCCGGCATTGCCCCCTGACGAACAGCTCCAGAATGCCCTCCGCCGGGTTGCGGGCCCGGAACTCCTGACCACGCGGTACCTGTCCCTGCGCCTTCATCTTTGGGCGCTGGCGAGGGCGGACGAAGATTTCGCCCTGATCAACGCGGCGGCGTTCGACCGGTATTTGGACGGGCTTGCCGCCCTGATAGGGAACGCCAAGCCCGAGCTGTCCGCCACGGAATGCAAGGAGCGGGCCGCCGATATCGTTGTCCTGCAAAACGGCATGTGGCTGACCGCGCTCCTCGGGGTGGACAAGGAGTCCATTCGACGGAGCATCACCCGCACCGAAGAGATCGCCTTCGCCGCCTGA
- a CDS encoding multidrug efflux SMR transporter, whose translation MTWVFLSLAILLEVAATMSLRASEGLKKKLWLVPIVLGYVSAFGFLGLALAGGMPLGVGYGIWVACGVALTAVASRILFKEPLTPQMAFGILLISAGVLIVEIGARQVH comes from the coding sequence ATGACCTGGGTTTTCTTAAGCCTGGCCATTCTTTTGGAAGTTGCAGCAACAATGTCCCTTCGCGCTTCTGAGGGGCTGAAGAAGAAGCTGTGGCTCGTCCCCATCGTCCTGGGCTACGTGAGCGCGTTCGGTTTTCTTGGCTTGGCGCTTGCCGGCGGGATGCCCCTGGGCGTGGGGTACGGCATCTGGGTGGCCTGCGGTGTCGCGCTGACGGCCGTAGCCAGCCGCATCCTGTTCAAGGAACCACTTACGCCGCAAATGGCATTCGGGATCCTGCTCATTTCCGCGGGAGTGCTCATTGTTGAAATAGGTGCGCGTCAGGTCCATTAG
- a CDS encoding multidrug efflux SMR transporter translates to MKPWLCLGGAIITEVSATLALKAALDAPGWYALVIAGYVTAFSLLSVCLRLGMTISVAYGAWGAGGVCATALLSASIFNEPLTWLMGFGIALILAGVITVEAGSQNAHSAKQGNEET, encoded by the coding sequence GTGAAGCCGTGGTTGTGCCTCGGCGGAGCAATCATCACGGAAGTTTCGGCAACCCTGGCACTGAAGGCGGCCCTGGATGCCCCGGGCTGGTACGCCCTTGTCATTGCGGGGTACGTCACCGCCTTTTCGCTTTTGTCCGTCTGCCTGCGACTGGGCATGACCATCAGTGTCGCCTACGGCGCATGGGGCGCCGGTGGTGTATGCGCCACCGCGTTGCTGTCGGCAAGCATTTTCAACGAGCCGCTCACATGGCTGATGGGCTTCGGCATCGCACTCATCCTAGCCGGCGTGATTACTGTTGAAGCCGGATCGCAGAACGCTCACAGTGCCAAACAGGGGAATGAAGAGACATGA
- a CDS encoding TetR/AcrR family transcriptional regulator codes for MRESQRPQILEAGLRVAAGTQGAAITLDAVASEAGVTKPGLMYHFPNRDALMTALVEYAACQMGQRMTELLGAREASVIERYRSYVLAAADGQMMRAEWALWFHSAYRAELQEAWARHLDPWLLIPEGTPRGQRTRLMTARLAADGLWAAQASGVAAPGEPDRSEIITHILALIGEGGAE; via the coding sequence GTGAGAGAGAGCCAGCGCCCGCAGATACTGGAGGCTGGATTACGCGTGGCGGCAGGCACTCAAGGTGCCGCTATCACCCTCGACGCGGTCGCATCCGAGGCAGGGGTTACCAAGCCGGGTCTGATGTACCACTTTCCCAACCGGGATGCGCTCATGACCGCCCTGGTTGAGTACGCAGCATGCCAGATGGGACAGAGGATGACTGAGCTCCTCGGGGCGCGGGAGGCCAGCGTCATTGAGCGGTACCGCTCATATGTTCTGGCGGCAGCTGACGGGCAAATGATGCGGGCGGAGTGGGCGCTGTGGTTCCACTCTGCGTATAGGGCCGAGCTCCAGGAAGCCTGGGCCCGTCATCTGGACCCTTGGCTCCTAATTCCGGAGGGAACACCGCGCGGCCAACGCACCCGGCTCATGACTGCCCGCCTGGCAGCTGATGGACTGTGGGCTGCGCAGGCCAGTGGTGTGGCCGCCCCCGGCGAACCGGACCGGTCGGAAATTATCACCCACATCCTTGCCCTGATCGGCGAAGGCGGTGCGGAGTGA
- a CDS encoding ABC transporter substrate-binding protein, with protein sequence MSEPTNKSPRNTETSTRIVAGQAAAKRPLGLKIGIAAGILALVGGGAAVATTFNSGTPATVQETAAAGDPAAELRLGYFGNVTHAPALVGVSQGHIAGELGDTKLTTQVFNAGPAAIEALNAGAIDATYIGPNPAINSFVKSGGESVNIIAGAAAGGAQLVVKPEINSAADLKGKTLASPQLGGTQDVALRAWLTAQGYKTNVDGSGDVAINPTENAQTLKLFQDGKLDGAWLPEPWASRLVLTAGAKVLVDEKDLWDGSLSGKPGEFPTTILIVNRKFAADHPDTVKALLKGHVKSVEWLNSAASGEKASVINAALKEAAGAELKADVIDRSLKNIVFTVDPLAGTYQKLLADGVTAGTTKQADINGIFDLTALNSVAGEKTSAAGLGKE encoded by the coding sequence ATGTCAGAACCTACAAACAAGAGCCCCCGGAACACGGAAACCTCCACGCGCATCGTCGCTGGCCAGGCAGCTGCCAAGCGCCCCCTGGGCCTGAAGATCGGCATCGCTGCCGGCATTCTTGCCCTGGTGGGCGGTGGCGCCGCCGTTGCCACCACTTTCAACAGCGGCACCCCGGCCACAGTCCAGGAGACCGCGGCTGCCGGCGACCCCGCCGCCGAACTGAGACTCGGCTATTTCGGCAACGTCACCCACGCCCCCGCCCTGGTGGGTGTCAGCCAGGGCCACATCGCCGGTGAACTGGGCGACACCAAGCTGACCACCCAGGTGTTCAACGCCGGACCCGCCGCTATCGAGGCGCTGAATGCCGGCGCCATCGATGCCACGTACATCGGCCCCAATCCCGCCATCAACTCGTTCGTGAAGAGCGGCGGCGAATCGGTCAACATCATCGCGGGTGCTGCGGCCGGCGGCGCCCAACTGGTGGTCAAGCCGGAGATCAACTCCGCCGCAGACCTCAAGGGCAAGACCCTCGCCTCCCCGCAGCTCGGCGGTACGCAGGACGTCGCCCTTCGCGCCTGGCTCACGGCGCAGGGGTACAAGACCAACGTTGACGGCAGCGGCGACGTCGCCATCAACCCCACCGAGAACGCCCAGACCCTGAAGCTGTTCCAGGACGGAAAGCTCGACGGCGCGTGGCTGCCTGAGCCCTGGGCCTCACGCCTGGTGCTGACCGCCGGGGCGAAGGTGCTGGTGGATGAGAAGGACCTGTGGGACGGCTCGCTGTCCGGCAAGCCGGGCGAGTTCCCCACCACTATCCTGATCGTGAACCGGAAGTTCGCTGCGGACCACCCGGACACCGTGAAGGCGCTGCTGAAGGGCCACGTGAAGTCGGTGGAGTGGCTGAACAGCGCGGCCAGCGGCGAGAAGGCCAGCGTCATCAACGCCGCTTTGAAGGAAGCTGCCGGCGCAGAGCTCAAGGCTGATGTGATCGACCGGTCCCTGAAGAACATCGTGTTCACCGTGGACCCGCTCGCCGGCACCTACCAGAAGCTGCTGGCCGACGGCGTGACCGCCGGAACCACCAAGCAGGCCGACATCAACGGCATCTTCGACCTGACGGCGCTGAACAGTGTGGCCGGCGAGAAGACCTCGGCCGCAGGGCTCGGCAAGGAGTAG
- a CDS encoding carbohydrate kinase, protein MLTVIGEGLVDVVQRASGIEAHVGGSPLNVAVGLARLDHPVQFIGRFGRDAYGDSVAAHLRASSVMMPLGPDDLPTSVATAMIDDDGAATYTFDLTWQLPGIADRLAFMLQGTTLLHTGSIATMLAPGATDVLAAVEYAHPRATISFDPNCRPSIITDVDYARRHTEKFVSLADVVKASDEDLEWLYPELDVLDAARRWLELGGNEGPAMVVVTRGADGPWGVTRAGEAQVPAPLVEVADTVGAGDSFMAALLSGLVDRGLDGAQNRKDLRELPAEGLAELLAHAAKAAAVTVSRPGANPPTRAELNGASEEG, encoded by the coding sequence ATGCTCACTGTTATTGGCGAAGGCCTCGTCGACGTTGTCCAGCGCGCTTCCGGAATCGAAGCCCACGTAGGCGGCAGCCCGCTGAACGTAGCCGTTGGACTGGCACGGCTGGACCACCCCGTGCAGTTCATTGGGCGGTTCGGCCGGGACGCCTACGGCGATTCCGTCGCCGCCCACCTGCGCGCCAGTTCGGTGATGATGCCGCTGGGTCCTGATGATCTGCCCACCAGCGTGGCCACCGCGATGATTGACGACGACGGCGCCGCCACCTACACGTTCGATCTCACCTGGCAGCTTCCCGGCATCGCCGACCGGCTCGCCTTTATGCTGCAGGGCACCACCCTGCTGCACACCGGCTCCATCGCTACGATGCTGGCGCCGGGCGCTACGGACGTCCTCGCCGCCGTCGAATATGCCCACCCCCGCGCCACCATCAGCTTCGATCCCAACTGCCGGCCGAGCATCATTACAGATGTGGACTACGCGCGCCGGCACACGGAGAAGTTTGTGTCCTTGGCCGACGTGGTGAAGGCCTCAGACGAGGACCTGGAATGGCTGTATCCGGAGCTCGACGTGCTGGACGCCGCGCGGCGCTGGCTGGAGCTGGGCGGGAACGAAGGGCCGGCCATGGTGGTGGTGACCCGTGGAGCGGACGGGCCGTGGGGAGTGACCCGTGCGGGCGAGGCGCAGGTGCCGGCACCCCTGGTGGAGGTGGCGGACACTGTGGGCGCCGGCGATTCGTTCATGGCTGCGCTGCTGTCCGGGCTGGTGGACCGTGGACTGGACGGCGCTCAGAACCGCAAGGACCTGCGCGAGCTGCCGGCCGAGGGGCTGGCGGAACTCCTGGCCCACGCGGCCAAGGCGGCGGCAGTTACCGTGTCACGTCCCGGCGCCAACCCGCCCACGCGGGCTGAGCTGAACGGGGCTTCCGAAGAGGGGTAA
- a CDS encoding S9 family peptidase: MVQRHRHYYGDDPSQWGELFLPELPDGAMHRGVVVVIHGGFWRSKYGADLGEPLARDLAEHGLAAWNMEYRRAGNGGGWPCTCQDILAGIDKLQELAEPHILDLTKVVALGHSAGGHLAVWAAGRDRLPLGLEAERSAVGMNNDGVRLTGVVSQSGVLNLAEAERLHLSNGAVANLLGGPSAEFPDRHRYADPMAALPLDVPVYAVHATDDEDVPLAMSTSYVEASLAGTTPARLLTVPGDHFALIDPAAEAYRKCRELVQALLD, encoded by the coding sequence ATGGTGCAGCGGCATAGGCATTACTACGGAGATGACCCCAGCCAGTGGGGTGAGTTGTTCCTCCCGGAGCTGCCCGACGGCGCGATGCATCGCGGCGTGGTGGTGGTGATCCACGGGGGCTTCTGGCGATCGAAATACGGGGCTGACCTGGGTGAGCCGCTGGCGCGGGACCTGGCCGAGCACGGGCTGGCGGCCTGGAACATGGAGTACCGCCGTGCTGGAAACGGCGGCGGTTGGCCCTGTACCTGCCAGGACATTTTGGCCGGCATTGACAAGCTGCAGGAGCTCGCCGAGCCGCACATTTTGGACCTGACCAAGGTGGTGGCCCTAGGGCATTCCGCCGGCGGGCACCTTGCAGTATGGGCGGCCGGCCGGGACCGGCTGCCGCTGGGGTTGGAGGCTGAGCGCAGCGCCGTCGGCATGAACAATGACGGCGTCCGCCTCACCGGAGTCGTGAGCCAGTCAGGCGTCCTGAACCTCGCTGAGGCCGAAAGGCTCCATCTCAGCAACGGTGCGGTGGCCAACCTGCTGGGCGGACCGTCGGCGGAATTCCCGGACAGGCACCGGTACGCGGACCCAATGGCCGCGCTGCCTCTGGACGTGCCCGTTTACGCCGTCCACGCCACGGATGATGAGGACGTGCCGCTGGCCATGTCCACCTCCTACGTTGAGGCGAGCCTGGCCGGAACCACTCCGGCGCGCCTGCTCACAGTGCCCGGCGACCACTTCGCGCTGATCGACCCCGCAGCTGAGGCGTACCGAAAGTGCCGGGAGCTGGTACAGGCGCTGCTTGACTGA
- a CDS encoding GYD domain-containing protein yields the protein MPLYLSRFSYTPETWGRLITNPEDRRKAAQTYIESVGGKLHGFWYAFGSHDGYNLWEAPDDVSMAAVALAISGGGALSSFETTVLMSVEDTLDALRKAGEIKYKPPGT from the coding sequence ATGCCGCTCTATCTGTCAAGGTTCAGCTACACGCCGGAGACCTGGGGGCGGCTGATCACCAACCCCGAAGACCGGCGGAAGGCGGCGCAAACCTACATCGAGTCGGTGGGCGGCAAGCTCCACGGATTCTGGTACGCCTTCGGCAGCCACGACGGCTACAACCTCTGGGAAGCCCCGGACGACGTCTCGATGGCCGCGGTGGCACTGGCCATCAGTGGAGGCGGTGCGCTTAGCTCCTTCGAAACTACGGTGCTGATGAGCGTCGAGGACACGTTGGATGCCCTGCGGAAAGCCGGAGAGATCAAGTACAAGCCCCCGGGCACCTGA